A genomic window from Candidatus Kouleothrix ribensis includes:
- the chlG gene encoding chlorophyll synthase ChlG: MQTPLAPPSQIAPKVPASRLARSIALMKPVTWFAPAWAFLCGAIASGATGWNLHSLGQIMLGVFLAGPILCGLSQVINDYCDREVDALNEPNRLIPSGLVSARQVFVTIGVLAVAAIGIGLLLGGQVVLLTAVGMVLALIYSAHPIRAKRNGWIGNGLVAVAYEGLPWLAGHVAFGALTIPTLIIAGLYSLGAHGIMTINDFKSMDGDRVSGIKTIPVMLGSWGAAWVAVLTMNIAQLFVIMMFVVAQHWVIAAIIAALFVAQLPLQRKLIQDPRGRAVFYNASGTTLFVWGMLAAAIGIR, translated from the coding sequence ATGCAAACACCACTCGCCCCCCCTTCGCAGATCGCCCCGAAGGTGCCGGCATCGCGGCTGGCGCGCTCGATCGCCCTGATGAAGCCGGTGACCTGGTTTGCGCCGGCGTGGGCGTTTTTGTGCGGCGCAATCGCCAGCGGGGCGACTGGCTGGAACCTGCATAGTCTTGGCCAGATCATGCTCGGCGTGTTCCTGGCCGGCCCGATCCTGTGCGGCCTCTCGCAGGTAATCAACGACTATTGCGACCGCGAGGTCGACGCGCTGAACGAGCCAAACCGCCTGATCCCATCTGGCCTGGTGTCGGCACGCCAGGTGTTTGTGACGATCGGCGTGCTGGCGGTGGCCGCGATCGGCATCGGCCTGCTGCTGGGCGGCCAGGTGGTGCTGCTGACGGCGGTGGGGATGGTGCTGGCGCTGATCTACAGCGCACACCCGATCCGCGCCAAGCGCAACGGCTGGATCGGCAATGGGCTTGTGGCGGTGGCCTACGAGGGCCTGCCCTGGCTAGCCGGGCACGTGGCCTTCGGCGCACTGACCATCCCGACCCTAATCATCGCCGGGCTGTACTCGCTCGGCGCGCACGGCATCATGACGATCAACGACTTCAAGAGCATGGACGGCGACCGGGTCAGCGGGATCAAGACCATCCCGGTGATGCTGGGGTCCTGGGGCGCGGCATGGGTGGCGGTGCTCACCATGAATATCGCGCAGCTGTTTGTAATCATGATGTTCGTGGTGGCGCAGCACTGGGTGATCGCAGCGATTATCGCCGCGCTGTTCGTGGCTCAGCTACCACTCCAGCGCAAGCTGATCCAAGATCCACGCGGCCGGGCGGTGTTCTATAATGCCAGCGGCACCACGCTGTTCGTGTGGGGTATGCTCGCGGCGGCGATCGGGATTCGGTGA
- a CDS encoding photosynthetic reaction center cytochrome c subunit, translating into MYNQRSATPMFSERTLYFIVYGLVTLVLVGGGISMSVWINRQLSTFRTVPAPSAVYTNYSTDPADPNVPYLKPESLAAMSKYITDYPQPRNVQVLTGMTTAQIANYMTGQVAGGLKVDCTYCHNLSAGDFSAEQNLPVSEAQPGVARKTLARQMMLLSQDLNQNFAAQLPASVGGKQITCATCHNGKAVNFNGATGTLTNYPADQSPLPDTFQLKLDSLADIDALLITGKKDPNLAAVQYNQQVMTHNTQALGVGCGFCHNANYFPSNEIPQKGHALIMLKMAQHINATYKPIMANKAPSCWMCHQGQRLPPGSANTGQVPANLGYTPK; encoded by the coding sequence ATGTACAACCAGCGCAGCGCTACGCCGATGTTTAGCGAGCGCACCCTATACTTCATCGTCTACGGGCTGGTTACGCTCGTTCTGGTGGGCGGTGGGATCAGCATGTCGGTGTGGATCAACCGGCAGCTCAGCACGTTTCGCACCGTGCCGGCGCCTTCGGCGGTCTACACTAACTACTCAACCGACCCGGCCGACCCGAATGTGCCATACCTCAAGCCCGAATCGCTGGCGGCGATGAGCAAGTATATTACCGATTACCCGCAGCCCCGCAATGTCCAGGTGCTGACGGGCATGACCACCGCGCAGATCGCCAACTACATGACCGGGCAGGTCGCCGGCGGCCTGAAGGTCGATTGCACCTACTGCCATAACCTGTCGGCCGGCGACTTCAGCGCCGAGCAGAACTTGCCGGTGTCTGAGGCGCAGCCGGGCGTCGCGCGCAAGACACTCGCACGCCAGATGATGCTGCTGTCGCAGGATCTGAACCAGAACTTCGCGGCCCAGCTGCCGGCCTCGGTCGGCGGCAAGCAGATCACCTGCGCCACCTGCCACAACGGCAAGGCCGTCAATTTCAATGGCGCCACCGGCACGCTGACGAACTACCCGGCCGACCAGAGCCCGCTGCCGGATACGTTCCAGCTCAAGCTCGATAGCCTGGCCGACATCGACGCCCTGCTGATCACCGGCAAGAAGGACCCGAACCTGGCGGCGGTGCAGTACAACCAGCAGGTGATGACGCACAACACGCAGGCGCTCGGCGTCGGCTGCGGCTTCTGCCACAACGCCAACTACTTCCCGAGCAACGAGATCCCGCAGAAGGGCCACGCGCTGATTATGCTCAAGATGGCGCAGCATATCAACGCGACATACAAGCCGATCATGGCTAACAAGGCGCCCTCGTGTTGGATGTGCCACCAGGGCCAGCGGCTACCGCCCGGCTCGGCCAACACCGGGCAGGTGCCGGCTAACCTGGGGTATACGCCCAAGTAG
- a CDS encoding photosynthetic reaction center subunit M has protein sequence MLAAKDAKAGDVLPFSIIEEFYKRPGGTMFGKIFGSDPLDFWLGRFYVGIWGIVSVAFAAIGAIFYIYQFLVVEGTYNILQARIDPPPLALGLRLQTPGQPGFTWQIIVLCATVAFIAWGLREIDISSKLRMGYEVPLTFYAVVSSWITLQWLRPIAMGSWGNGFPLGITHHLDWVSNIGYQYFNFFYNPFHAIAISLLFFSTMLLAMHGSAIRSGMNRPGVTVENIDVFWRGVTAGYSIGEIGIHRLAFWIAALAVLTANICIFLSGTLVGSWTHFWSFWDKLPWWSFAGAASVVAAGRAPRDPDDAIDLHGLERPGSFETSFGIASQTRLGFMDRLFGNGQVGPFFLGTWGLIALLSFGATVLIILLSYITSPQVHYNFLLFVREFPNLSVEPPAATFGLRWPGWFNGGNWLAATFFLHIAVLAWWTRVYTRANATGLDRNLARAFSAALLLYFTIYLVRPLLLGAWSEAPGHGLKAMLDWTNNVSVRYGNFYYNPFHMISIFGLLGSTMLLGMHGATIVATARYGSELELDEIEVEGSGTHRAQLFWRWTMGFNANAASIHVWAFWFAILCVVAGAIGLLLSGTVVKDWFTWAQSAHIVAPFNPNADWSQYVQPATMTQPVIAPASVPLAP, from the coding sequence GTGCTCGCCGCAAAGGATGCCAAGGCTGGCGATGTGCTTCCGTTCTCGATCATCGAGGAATTCTACAAGCGCCCTGGCGGGACGATGTTTGGCAAGATCTTCGGCAGTGATCCGCTCGACTTCTGGCTCGGGCGTTTTTACGTCGGGATCTGGGGCATTGTGTCGGTTGCTTTTGCCGCAATCGGGGCGATATTCTATATCTATCAGTTCCTGGTCGTCGAAGGTACCTACAATATCCTCCAGGCACGGATCGATCCGCCACCGCTGGCACTTGGCTTGCGGCTGCAAACTCCTGGGCAACCCGGCTTCACCTGGCAGATCATCGTGCTCTGCGCCACGGTTGCGTTCATTGCGTGGGGCCTGCGCGAGATCGACATCTCGAGCAAGCTGCGCATGGGCTACGAGGTGCCGCTCACGTTCTACGCGGTGGTGTCGTCGTGGATCACGCTGCAGTGGCTGCGCCCGATCGCAATGGGATCGTGGGGCAACGGCTTCCCACTCGGCATCACACACCACCTCGACTGGGTGTCGAATATCGGGTACCAATACTTCAACTTCTTCTACAATCCATTCCACGCCATCGCAATCTCGCTGCTGTTCTTCAGCACGATGCTGCTGGCGATGCACGGCTCGGCCATTCGCAGCGGCATGAATCGCCCCGGCGTGACCGTCGAGAATATCGATGTGTTCTGGCGCGGCGTGACGGCCGGCTATAGCATCGGTGAGATCGGCATCCACCGGCTGGCGTTCTGGATCGCGGCACTGGCGGTGCTGACGGCGAATATCTGTATCTTCCTGTCGGGCACACTGGTGGGCAGCTGGACGCATTTCTGGAGCTTCTGGGATAAGCTGCCGTGGTGGAGCTTCGCTGGCGCAGCCTCGGTGGTTGCGGCTGGTCGCGCCCCACGCGATCCCGACGACGCGATTGATCTGCATGGCCTCGAGCGGCCAGGCAGCTTCGAGACCAGCTTCGGCATTGCAAGCCAGACGCGCCTGGGCTTTATGGATCGGCTGTTCGGCAATGGGCAGGTCGGGCCGTTCTTCCTGGGCACCTGGGGCTTGATCGCGCTGCTGAGCTTCGGCGCTACCGTGCTGATCATCCTTCTATCGTATATTACCTCGCCACAGGTTCACTACAACTTCCTGCTGTTTGTGCGCGAGTTCCCGAATCTGTCGGTCGAGCCGCCAGCGGCAACGTTTGGCTTGCGCTGGCCGGGCTGGTTCAACGGCGGTAACTGGCTGGCGGCGACGTTCTTCCTGCATATTGCGGTGCTGGCCTGGTGGACGCGCGTGTACACCCGCGCCAACGCGACCGGGCTCGACCGCAACCTGGCGCGAGCATTCTCGGCGGCGCTGTTGCTCTACTTCACGATCTACCTGGTGCGCCCGCTGCTGCTCGGCGCTTGGTCGGAGGCACCCGGCCACGGCCTGAAAGCCATGCTCGACTGGACCAACAACGTCAGCGTGCGCTATGGCAACTTCTACTACAACCCGTTCCATATGATCTCGATCTTCGGCCTGCTCGGCTCGACCATGCTGCTGGGTATGCACGGCGCAACGATCGTCGCTACCGCACGCTACGGTTCCGAGCTTGAGCTCGACGAAATCGAGGTTGAGGGATCCGGGACGCACCGCGCGCAGCTGTTCTGGCGCTGGACAATGGGCTTCAACGCGAACGCTGCCAGCATCCACGTGTGGGCGTTCTGGTTCGCGATCCTGTGCGTCGTCGCCGGCGCAATCGGGCTGCTGCTCTCGGGCACGGTTGTGAAAGACTGGTTCACCTGGGCGCAGTCGGCACATATTGTTGCTCCGTTCAACCCGAACGCCGATTGGTCGCAGTATGTCCAGCCCGCAACGATGACACAGCCAGTGATCGCGCCGGCATCGGTACCGCTGGCGCCATAA
- a CDS encoding BCD family MFS transporter, with translation MRKRVTRRPGPFARLLQPFQRLKAHASGWLERHGSAAFWLRVLRLGLFQFGMGLTLAPITGTLNRVLIDNMRIPAVLVGLLIAIHYFVSPVRALIGFRSDQQRAKGRWRTPYIVLGAILTFGGLNTSGFSLVLLSGKGSLPYLPALIICLLIFLAYGIGVNVLETAYLALVSDLTPPKERGRVLAVLWMMLVLGTIASSVLLGSLLVNYSDERLISILQSSALIFLILSVVSLWNQERLRPDGTVVGYHDQVRVRMSLGQSLALLWHQQVLRRLFAILFLATAAFASHDILLEPYGGQVLHMSISATTGLTALWGLAMLVAIPAAGWLLWRGFSPVLPIMLGSAVGALGFLVVAIASDASMITPFRSGVWLIGMGRGLFIVGSLALVMALTDRSHAGLFLGLWGVMQALAQGLGAVGGGLARDLAERQTGSVVLGYTAVYGTAMFGLLIALLLVVAMRLTRLRADSAVSPWQGLQDIPADQIMY, from the coding sequence ATGAGGAAGCGTGTGACCCGACGACCAGGACCATTCGCCCGCCTGCTACAGCCATTCCAACGGCTGAAGGCCCACGCCAGCGGCTGGCTCGAGCGCCACGGCAGCGCGGCGTTCTGGCTGCGCGTGCTACGGCTGGGCCTGTTTCAATTCGGCATGGGGCTGACCCTCGCACCGATCACCGGCACGCTCAACCGGGTGCTGATCGACAATATGCGCATCCCGGCCGTGCTGGTCGGCCTGCTGATCGCGATCCACTATTTCGTCTCGCCAGTACGCGCGCTGATCGGCTTTCGCTCGGATCAGCAGCGCGCCAAGGGCCGCTGGCGCACACCATATATCGTGCTGGGCGCCATCCTGACCTTCGGCGGGCTGAATACCTCCGGCTTCTCGCTGGTGCTGCTGAGCGGCAAGGGCAGCCTGCCCTACCTGCCGGCGCTGATCATCTGCCTGCTGATCTTCCTGGCCTACGGCATTGGCGTCAATGTGCTCGAAACGGCCTACCTGGCGCTGGTGAGCGACCTGACCCCGCCAAAGGAGCGCGGGCGGGTGCTGGCGGTGCTGTGGATGATGCTGGTGCTGGGCACGATCGCCAGCTCGGTGCTGCTGGGCAGCCTGCTGGTGAATTACTCCGACGAGCGGCTGATCTCGATCCTCCAGAGCTCGGCGCTGATATTCTTGATCCTGAGCGTCGTATCGCTGTGGAATCAGGAGCGCCTGCGCCCCGATGGCACGGTGGTTGGCTACCACGACCAGGTGCGCGTACGCATGTCGCTGGGCCAGTCGCTTGCGCTGCTGTGGCATCAGCAGGTGCTACGCCGGCTGTTCGCGATCCTGTTCCTGGCCACCGCCGCATTTGCCTCGCACGATATTCTGCTCGAGCCGTATGGCGGCCAGGTGCTGCACATGAGCATCAGCGCAACCACCGGCCTGACGGCACTGTGGGGCCTGGCCATGCTGGTGGCCATCCCGGCTGCGGGCTGGCTGCTGTGGCGCGGCTTCTCGCCGGTGCTGCCGATTATGCTGGGCAGCGCGGTGGGCGCGCTGGGCTTTCTGGTGGTGGCCATCGCCAGCGACGCCAGCATGATCACGCCGTTTCGCTCGGGCGTGTGGCTGATCGGCATGGGCCGCGGGCTGTTTATCGTCGGCAGCCTGGCCCTGGTGATGGCGCTGACCGACCGGAGCCACGCCGGCCTGTTCCTGGGCCTGTGGGGCGTGATGCAGGCGCTGGCCCAGGGCCTGGGCGCGGTGGGCGGCGGCCTGGCGCGCGACCTGGCCGAGCGCCAGACTGGCAGCGTGGTGCTGGGCTACACGGCAGTGTATGGCACGGCCATGTTCGGCCTGCTGATCGCCCTGCTGCTGGTGGTGGCCATGCGCCTGACGCGACTGCGCGCCGACAGCGCTGTGTCGCCCTGGCAGGGGCTGCAGGATATCCCGGCCGACCAGATTATGTACTGA